From one Rhizobium sp. CIAT894 genomic stretch:
- a CDS encoding patatin-like phospholipase family protein produces the protein MSDDEHPEENSVLSGSDEPEKPAGRYQLGLCLSGGGYRAMLFHAGSLARLNEAGLLAKLDMISSVSGGSIASGLLAYVWPRLVFENDVAVNFKTEYLDRILAFSQVFADGPSFLKGVFNPLSSAAEEAAKLYERHLFDGKSPSLEDLPETPWFVFCSSNLSTGSLFRMSNRYIADYRIGVSFHPALSLATAVAASAAFPPVLSPLRLDLSQFSWEREKLDDTVGEPVAPGRAILSDGGVYDNHGIEPALKRCDCLLVSDAGAPWRSSTRGYWNYLSQLKRVLDTTDNQVRALRRRDLIGGFKAAKQADLLGLDAPSKSALRARTHGVYWSIDSRDAELTPYASYTLSPSSVVPSDVGTYLHFLGARETEYLTNWGHYVCDAMLNRFYQSPLAPSAGPPLAAGTVKPSWAASASKRLFGFLPF, from the coding sequence ATGTCAGACGACGAGCATCCCGAGGAAAACAGCGTCTTATCTGGATCCGACGAACCCGAGAAGCCGGCCGGGCGCTACCAGCTCGGCCTATGCCTTTCGGGCGGCGGCTATCGGGCGATGCTTTTCCACGCCGGATCGCTGGCGAGGCTGAACGAGGCCGGTCTTTTGGCGAAGCTCGATATGATCTCCTCGGTCTCAGGCGGATCGATCGCCTCCGGCCTGCTCGCCTATGTGTGGCCGCGGCTGGTCTTTGAGAACGATGTCGCCGTCAACTTCAAGACGGAATATCTGGATCGCATTCTGGCCTTCAGCCAGGTCTTTGCGGATGGGCCAAGTTTCCTGAAGGGCGTGTTCAATCCCCTCTCGAGCGCGGCGGAGGAAGCCGCCAAACTCTACGAACGACATCTCTTCGATGGAAAATCACCAAGCCTGGAAGACCTGCCTGAAACGCCCTGGTTCGTCTTCTGCTCCAGCAATCTCAGCACGGGTTCGCTCTTTCGGATGTCCAACCGCTACATCGCGGATTACCGGATCGGCGTGTCGTTTCATCCGGCATTGTCGCTCGCGACCGCGGTCGCCGCCTCGGCTGCATTCCCGCCGGTGCTGTCACCGCTGCGATTGGACCTGTCGCAGTTTTCCTGGGAGAGGGAAAAACTCGATGACACCGTTGGCGAACCCGTTGCTCCCGGCCGGGCAATCCTGAGCGATGGCGGCGTTTACGACAATCACGGCATCGAGCCGGCGCTGAAACGCTGCGACTGCCTGCTCGTCAGCGACGCCGGCGCCCCTTGGCGCTCTTCCACCCGCGGATACTGGAACTATCTGAGCCAGCTCAAACGCGTGCTCGATACCACCGACAATCAGGTGAGGGCGCTGAGGCGGCGAGACCTGATCGGCGGCTTCAAGGCGGCAAAACAGGCTGATCTGCTCGGCCTCGACGCTCCCTCGAAATCGGCTCTGCGCGCAAGAACGCACGGCGTCTATTGGTCGATCGACAGCAGGGACGCCGAACTCACACCCTATGCTTCCTACACGCTGTCGCCATCTTCGGTCGTTCCCTCCGACGTCGGCACCTATCTTCATTTCCTCGGCGCCAGGGAAACGGAGTATCTGACGAATTGGGGACATTACGTTTGTGACGCGATGCTCAATCGCTTCTATCAATCGCCGCTGGCGCCGTCCGCCGGCCCGCCCTTGGCGGCCGGGACGGTGAAGCCCTCCTGGGCGGCGAGCGCAAGCAAGCGCCTCTTCGGTTTCCTGCCCTTTTGA
- a CDS encoding fumarylacetoacetate hydrolase family protein, producing MKLATLKDSTRDGRLVVVSRDLTRCSEVGHIARTLQAALDDWEHVAPRLALIAEGIETGAQPTIRFHEHDAASPLPRAYQWADGSAYVNHVELVRRARGAEMPASFWTDPLMYQGGSDGFLAPREPIVVADEAYGIDMEGEVAVITGDVAMGANPEAARGAIRLVMLVNDVSLRGLIPDELAKGFGFFQSKPASAFSPVAVTPDELEDAWDGGKLHLPLLVSLNGRPFGKPNAGIDMTFDFGQLIAHAAKTRHLLAGTIVGSGTVSNKLDDGPGKPVGEGGDGYSCIAELRMIEAIESGSPKTPFMRFGDQVRIEMKDQAGHSIFGAIEQTVGKYEGAEPR from the coding sequence ATGAAACTTGCGACCTTGAAGGACTCCACCCGGGACGGCCGGCTCGTCGTCGTTTCCCGCGATCTGACCCGCTGTTCGGAGGTCGGCCACATCGCCCGCACCCTGCAGGCCGCGCTCGATGACTGGGAGCATGTGGCGCCGAGACTGGCATTGATTGCCGAAGGCATCGAGACCGGCGCGCAGCCGACGATCCGCTTTCACGAACATGACGCCGCATCGCCTTTGCCGCGAGCCTACCAATGGGCGGACGGTTCTGCCTACGTCAACCATGTCGAACTGGTGCGCAGGGCGCGCGGCGCCGAGATGCCGGCAAGCTTCTGGACCGATCCGCTGATGTATCAAGGCGGCTCGGACGGTTTCCTTGCGCCGCGAGAGCCGATCGTCGTGGCGGATGAGGCCTATGGGATCGACATGGAGGGCGAGGTCGCCGTCATCACCGGCGACGTCGCCATGGGGGCGAACCCCGAAGCCGCCCGCGGCGCCATCCGCCTGGTGATGCTCGTCAACGACGTGTCGCTGCGCGGCCTGATCCCGGACGAACTGGCGAAAGGCTTTGGTTTCTTCCAGTCCAAGCCGGCCTCGGCATTCTCGCCGGTCGCGGTGACGCCGGACGAACTCGAAGACGCCTGGGATGGCGGCAAGCTGCATCTGCCGCTGCTGGTGAGCTTGAACGGCAGACCGTTCGGCAAGCCGAATGCCGGCATCGACATGACATTCGATTTCGGCCAGCTGATCGCCCATGCCGCCAAAACCCGCCATCTCCTGGCCGGGACGATCGTCGGCTCCGGCACGGTTTCCAACAAGCTGGACGATGGTCCCGGCAAGCCGGTGGGAGAGGGGGGAGACGGCTATTCCTGCATTGCCGAACTGAGGATGATCGAGGCGATCGAGAGCGGATCGCCGAAGACGCCCTTCATGAGGTTCGGCGACCAGGTCCGCATCGAGATGAAGGATCAGGCCGGCCATTCGATCTTCGGGGCGATCGAGCAGACGGTCGGAAAATACGAGGGAGCCGAGCCGCGATGA
- the hppD gene encoding 4-hydroxyphenylpyruvate dioxygenase, giving the protein MGPFPHDAPPSEITADNPAGTDGFEFVEFAHPEPEKLGELFTRMGYLAVARHKTKDITVWRQGDINYVVNAEPGSHAARFVEKHGPCAASMAWRVVDAKHAFDHAVSKGAVPYEGDDKMLDAPAIVGIGGSLLYFVETYGAKGSAYDAEFDWLGERNPRPQGIGFYYLDHLTHNVFRGNMDKWWDFYRNLFNFKQIHFFDIDGRITGLVSRAITSPCGKIRIPLNESKDDTSQIEEYLKKYRGEGIQHIAVGTEEIYEATDRLADNGLRFMPGPPATYYDMSYERVNGHSEPVERMKKHGILIDGEGVVNGGMTKILLQIFSKTVIGPIFFEFIQRKGDEGFGEGNFRALFESIEADQIKRGVIGTAAE; this is encoded by the coding sequence ATGGGCCCGTTTCCGCATGATGCGCCGCCGTCGGAAATCACCGCCGACAATCCGGCTGGCACCGATGGCTTCGAATTCGTCGAATTCGCTCATCCCGAACCCGAGAAACTCGGCGAACTTTTCACACGCATGGGCTACCTCGCCGTCGCCAGGCACAAGACGAAGGACATCACCGTCTGGCGCCAGGGCGATATCAACTATGTCGTCAACGCCGAACCGGGCAGTCACGCCGCCCGCTTCGTCGAAAAGCACGGTCCCTGCGCTGCTTCGATGGCCTGGCGCGTCGTCGACGCCAAACACGCTTTCGACCACGCGGTGTCGAAAGGCGCTGTTCCCTATGAAGGCGACGACAAGATGCTCGATGCTCCGGCGATCGTCGGCATCGGCGGCTCGCTGCTTTATTTCGTCGAGACCTATGGCGCCAAGGGATCGGCCTACGATGCCGAGTTCGATTGGCTGGGCGAGCGCAACCCGCGTCCCCAAGGGATCGGCTTTTATTACCTCGACCATCTCACCCACAATGTCTTCCGCGGCAACATGGACAAGTGGTGGGATTTCTACCGCAACCTGTTCAATTTCAAGCAGATCCACTTCTTCGATATTGACGGGCGCATCACCGGTCTGGTGAGCCGCGCCATCACCTCGCCCTGCGGCAAGATCCGCATTCCGCTGAATGAATCGAAGGACGACACCAGCCAGATCGAGGAATATCTGAAGAAGTACCGGGGCGAGGGCATCCAGCACATCGCCGTCGGAACGGAAGAGATCTACGAAGCGACCGACAGGCTTGCCGACAACGGCTTGCGCTTCATGCCGGGGCCTCCCGCGACCTATTACGACATGTCCTATGAACGCGTGAACGGCCATAGCGAACCGGTCGAGCGCATGAAGAAGCACGGTATCCTCATCGACGGCGAAGGCGTGGTGAATGGCGGCATGACGAAAATCCTGCTGCAGATCTTCTCCAAGACCGTGATCGGCCCGATCTTCTTCGAATTCATCCAGCGCAAGGGCGACGAGGGCTTCGGCGAGGGCAATTTCCGGGCTCTGTTCGAGTCGATCGAGGCCGATCAGATCAAGCGTGGTGTCATCGGCACGGCAGCGGAGTAA
- the maiA gene encoding maleylacetoacetate isomerase has product MNEVVLYDYWRSSASYRVRIALNLLGVDHRTVPINLLDAAHRMPDYLALNPQGLVPTLVIDGQTLTQSLAIIEYLAELRPECGLLPLGSADRQKVRALAYAVAMDIHPICNLHVVSHLMTLTEKADAREGWMKHFIGDGLRKLDVMIGETGGKFSFGDKPTMADLCLVPQLYNARRWGVDMTAFSRITDIDARCAELPAFQAAHPDRVKP; this is encoded by the coding sequence ATGAACGAGGTGGTTCTCTACGATTATTGGCGATCATCGGCGAGCTACCGCGTCCGCATCGCGCTCAATCTCTTGGGCGTCGACCATCGGACCGTGCCGATCAACCTGTTGGACGCTGCGCACAGAATGCCGGACTATCTCGCGCTCAACCCGCAAGGGCTCGTGCCGACATTGGTGATCGATGGGCAAACACTGACGCAGTCGCTTGCCATCATCGAATATCTGGCCGAGCTTCGCCCGGAATGCGGATTGCTGCCATTGGGTAGCGCCGATCGCCAGAAAGTCCGCGCCCTGGCCTATGCGGTCGCCATGGACATCCATCCGATCTGCAACCTGCATGTCGTCTCGCATCTCATGACGCTGACGGAAAAGGCCGATGCCCGCGAGGGATGGATGAAGCATTTCATCGGCGACGGGCTTCGCAAACTGGACGTCATGATCGGCGAAACCGGCGGGAAATTCAGCTTTGGCGACAAGCCGACGATGGCGGATCTCTGCCTCGTTCCCCAGCTCTACAATGCCCGCCGCTGGGGAGTGGATATGACCGCTTTCAGCCGCATCACCGACATCGACGCCAGATGCGCCGAACTCCCTGCCTTTCAGGCGGCGCACCCCGACCGCGTGAAGCCGTAG
- a CDS encoding Lrp/AsnC family transcriptional regulator — MKESGNFQRTLLKLVQADGSLSLADLAEKAGMSQSSAWRKIQELEADGVIRKRVTLLDPGKLDLKLCVIAHVTLEDHHEEAVASFASVVLAQPEIMECYALSGAFDYMLKIRARDVESYEAFMTRYLMRNPHVRTVVSSFVLRELKFSTELPL, encoded by the coding sequence ATGAAAGAATCTGGGAATTTCCAGCGCACCCTTCTGAAGCTCGTCCAGGCCGATGGCAGTCTGTCGCTGGCAGACCTGGCGGAAAAAGCGGGCATGTCGCAGAGTTCTGCCTGGCGGAAGATCCAGGAACTGGAAGCCGACGGCGTCATCCGCAAGCGGGTGACGCTGCTCGATCCCGGCAAACTCGATCTCAAACTCTGCGTGATCGCCCATGTGACGCTCGAGGATCACCACGAGGAGGCGGTCGCCTCTTTCGCTTCCGTTGTGCTGGCCCAGCCGGAGATCATGGAGTGCTACGCCTTGTCAGGCGCCTTCGATTATATGCTGAAGATCCGGGCGAGGGACGTGGAAAGCTACGAAGCCTTCATGACCCGCTACCTCATGCGCAACCCGCATGTGCGCACGGTCGTCTCGAGCTTCGTGCTGCGCGAGCTGAAATTCTCGACCGAACTGCCGCTCTAA
- the hmgA gene encoding homogentisate 1,2-dioxygenase: MDQTSIQAADAEAATAGRLKYMPGFGNDFETESLPGALPQGQNSPQKCNYGLYAEQLSGSPFTAPRGTNERSWLYRIRPSVRHTRRFSNASYPLWKTAPCLDEHSLPLGQLRWDPLPAPTEKLNFLQGVRTITTAGDAATQVGMSAHAYVFNEDMVDDYFFNADGELLIVPQLGAIRVFTEMGIMDVEPLEICLIPRGMMFKILKSGEQAVWRGYICENYGAKFTLPDRGPIGANCLANPRDFKTPVAAFEDKEEPCRVHVKWCGKFYVTEIGHSPLDVVAWHGNYAPYKYDLRTFSPVGAISFDHPDPSIFSVLTAPTEDAGTANVDFVIFPPRWLVADHTFRPPWYHRNIMSEFMGLIHGQYDAKEEGFVPGGMSLHNMMLPHGPDALAFEKASNAELKPVKLDHTMAFMFETRYPQQLTKYAAELETLQEDYLECWDGLERKFDGTPGIK, translated from the coding sequence ATGGACCAGACATCGATCCAGGCTGCCGACGCGGAAGCGGCGACGGCAGGCAGACTGAAATATATGCCGGGCTTCGGCAACGACTTCGAGACGGAGTCGCTGCCCGGCGCTTTGCCGCAGGGCCAGAACAGCCCGCAGAAATGCAATTACGGTCTTTATGCCGAGCAGCTTTCCGGCTCGCCCTTCACCGCGCCGCGCGGGACGAATGAACGGTCCTGGCTGTATCGCATTCGCCCGAGCGTGCGTCACACGCGCCGCTTCTCGAACGCATCCTATCCGCTCTGGAAAACCGCGCCTTGCCTGGACGAGCATTCGCTGCCGCTCGGCCAGCTCCGCTGGGATCCGCTGCCTGCTCCCACCGAGAAGCTGAATTTTCTGCAAGGGGTGCGGACGATCACCACGGCAGGCGATGCCGCAACCCAGGTCGGCATGTCGGCGCATGCCTATGTCTTCAATGAGGACATGGTCGACGACTATTTCTTCAATGCCGACGGCGAACTGCTGATCGTGCCGCAGCTCGGCGCCATCAGAGTGTTCACCGAAATGGGCATCATGGATGTCGAGCCGCTGGAAATCTGCCTCATCCCCCGCGGCATGATGTTCAAGATTCTCAAGAGCGGCGAGCAGGCGGTCTGGCGTGGTTATATCTGTGAGAATTATGGCGCCAAATTCACCCTGCCGGATCGCGGACCGATCGGCGCCAACTGCCTGGCAAATCCACGTGACTTCAAGACGCCTGTCGCCGCTTTCGAGGACAAGGAAGAGCCCTGCCGCGTGCATGTGAAATGGTGCGGAAAATTCTATGTCACCGAAATCGGCCATTCGCCGCTGGATGTGGTTGCCTGGCACGGCAACTATGCGCCCTACAAATATGATTTGCGGACGTTTTCGCCGGTCGGCGCCATCAGCTTCGATCATCCCGATCCGTCGATCTTCTCGGTGCTGACGGCGCCGACCGAAGATGCCGGCACGGCGAATGTCGATTTCGTGATCTTTCCGCCGCGCTGGCTGGTCGCCGACCACACGTTCCGTCCGCCCTGGTATCACCGCAATATCATGAGCGAGTTCATGGGCCTGATCCATGGCCAGTACGACGCCAAGGAGGAGGGCTTCGTTCCGGGCGGCATGAGCCTGCACAACATGATGCTGCCCCACGGGCCGGATGCGCTCGCCTTCGAAAAGGCATCCAATGCCGAGCTCAAGCCGGTGAAGCTTGATCATACCATGGCCTTCATGTTCGAGACCCGCTACCCGCAGCAACTGACGAAATATGCAGCCGAGCTCGAAACGCTGCAGGAGGATTACCTCGAATGCTGGGACGGCCTGGAGCGCAAATTCGACGGCACCCCCGGCATCAAATGA
- a CDS encoding NAD(P)-binding domain-containing protein encodes MLPALLTYETSVSRLSWPAAVDALRRGHQLPRPQQGDLLLGSDDARLLNRAARIEGLGFAVKADSVFPGNAQKGLPSVQGAVLLFDGDCGAVRAVIDSRLVTHYKTAADSLLGAQCLARADSHHLVILGAGAVAGTLARAYDAAFPDIERISIWSRRPEQAKALAATLGDLRAEVMAVADVAEAVRAADIVSAATMARSPILRGEWVRPGTHVDLIGAFTPDMREADDTLIAAGLVYVDFVETVMDRIGEIMQPIASGAIERSHIRGDLYDLVAAGTTSRQSDDQITVFKNGGGAHLDLMMASYVVDAVNA; translated from the coding sequence ATGCTCCCTGCTCTCCTGACCTATGAAACAAGCGTCTCCAGGCTGAGCTGGCCCGCTGCAGTCGATGCCTTGCGCCGCGGTCATCAGCTGCCCCGGCCTCAGCAGGGAGACCTGCTGCTCGGCTCGGACGATGCACGGCTGTTGAACCGCGCCGCCCGGATCGAAGGTCTCGGCTTTGCGGTGAAGGCAGACAGCGTCTTTCCCGGCAATGCGCAAAAAGGACTGCCCTCGGTTCAGGGGGCGGTTCTGCTGTTCGATGGCGATTGCGGGGCAGTCCGGGCCGTCATCGATAGCCGGCTGGTCACGCATTACAAGACGGCGGCAGATTCCCTTCTCGGCGCGCAATGCCTGGCGCGCGCGGATAGTCACCACCTGGTGATCCTGGGGGCCGGCGCCGTCGCCGGCACTCTGGCGCGGGCCTATGACGCCGCCTTTCCCGATATCGAGCGCATCTCGATCTGGTCGCGCCGTCCGGAACAGGCCAAGGCGCTTGCCGCCACGCTCGGCGATCTGCGCGCCGAGGTCATGGCCGTTGCCGATGTGGCAGAAGCAGTTCGGGCCGCCGATATCGTTTCGGCTGCAACCATGGCCCGCTCGCCGATCCTTCGGGGCGAATGGGTCCGCCCCGGCACGCATGTCGATCTGATCGGCGCCTTCACGCCCGACATGCGCGAGGCGGATGACACGCTGATCGCCGCCGGGCTCGTCTATGTGGATTTCGTCGAGACGGTGATGGACCGGATCGGGGAGATCATGCAGCCGATCGCCTCCGGCGCCATCGAACGCTCTCATATCAGGGGAGATCTCTACGATCTCGTGGCAGCGGGCACGACAAGCCGCCAGTCCGACGACCAGATCACCGTCTTCAAGAATGGCGGCGGCGCGCATCTCGATCTGATGATGGCGAGCTACGTCGTCGATGCGGTCAATGCTTAG
- a CDS encoding LysR family transcriptional regulator — MSISPPFDRLPSLNALRAFEAAARLGSFRRAADELMVTPGAVAAQIKALEAEFGAELFHRQARGVTLTALGQRVAPRFSAAFDALGGAVRELRRHAAPRKVHIVTSPALAQLWLAPRLLHLRAALRDVDISVTALEEPPDLKRTPFDLCLFYAEPGPDKITLWDEQLLPVCIPGLAEALADPADLATVNCISDVVWQDWRIWAASAMPDSPVIPTGPGFSLYAVAVQEALSGAGVLMGRQSLIQPHLNSGALIAPFDRPVPLGLSITAWMLPEGRNDRAVIAVANGLRQIAGGMG, encoded by the coding sequence ATGTCCATCTCGCCGCCGTTCGACAGATTGCCCTCGCTGAATGCGCTGCGCGCCTTTGAGGCCGCCGCCCGGCTCGGCAGTTTTCGCCGTGCTGCCGATGAGCTGATGGTCACGCCGGGGGCCGTGGCCGCGCAGATCAAGGCGCTGGAGGCCGAATTCGGCGCCGAGCTGTTTCACCGTCAGGCGAGGGGCGTCACTCTGACCGCCCTAGGACAGCGCGTCGCTCCCCGCTTCAGCGCCGCCTTCGATGCGCTTGGCGGGGCGGTGCGCGAATTACGGCGTCATGCGGCCCCGCGTAAAGTCCATATCGTCACTTCGCCGGCGCTTGCCCAGCTGTGGCTGGCGCCGCGCCTGCTGCATCTGCGCGCCGCGTTGCGCGACGTGGATATTTCGGTGACCGCTCTCGAAGAGCCGCCGGACCTCAAGCGCACGCCTTTCGATCTGTGTCTGTTCTATGCCGAGCCCGGCCCCGACAAGATCACCTTGTGGGATGAACAGCTGCTGCCGGTCTGCATCCCTGGATTGGCCGAAGCGCTTGCCGATCCCGCCGACCTTGCGACGGTCAACTGCATCTCCGATGTGGTCTGGCAGGACTGGCGGATCTGGGCCGCTTCCGCCATGCCCGACAGCCCGGTGATCCCGACCGGCCCCGGCTTCTCGCTCTATGCGGTTGCCGTCCAGGAAGCTTTATCCGGCGCCGGCGTTCTGATGGGGCGGCAATCGCTGATCCAGCCTCACCTGAACAGCGGCGCCCTCATCGCGCCTTTCGACCGCCCCGTGCCGCTCGGCCTTTCGATCACGGCCTGGATGCTGCCGGAAGGCCGCAATGACAGGGCCGTCATCGCCGTCGCCAACGGACTGCGCCAGATCGCCGGCGGCATGGGGTGA
- a CDS encoding MEKHLA domain-containing protein has translation MTSTYDTHVLDLRNDPGFFALLTESYLRITGRRLVQDGQGPDWLYNDAPFVVLAHNTLPDPRFIYANCTAQTCFEYSWYEFITLPSRLSAEQPDRAERQRLLDAVTRDGFVDNGRGLRVAKSGRRFWVDNFTVWQLIDEAGKRLGQAAIFSSWRDA, from the coding sequence GTGACTTCCACCTATGACACCCACGTCCTCGACTTGAGAAACGATCCTGGTTTCTTCGCCCTCCTCACCGAAAGCTACCTGCGCATCACCGGCCGCCGTCTTGTCCAGGACGGGCAAGGGCCGGACTGGCTTTACAATGATGCGCCTTTCGTGGTCCTTGCCCACAATACCCTGCCCGACCCGCGCTTCATCTACGCCAACTGCACGGCGCAGACCTGCTTCGAATACAGCTGGTATGAATTCATCACGCTGCCGTCGCGGCTTTCGGCCGAACAGCCCGATCGCGCCGAGCGCCAGCGGCTGCTCGATGCGGTCACACGCGATGGTTTCGTCGACAACGGACGCGGCCTCAGGGTCGCGAAATCGGGGCGCCGTTTCTGGGTCGACAACTTCACCGTCTGGCAGCTCATCGATGAAGCGGGCAAGCGGCTGGGCCAGGCTGCGATATTCTCTTCATGGCGGGACGCGTAG
- a CDS encoding Lrp/AsnC family transcriptional regulator → MDEPLDKLDLRLLQELQKDGRLTNNELGERIALSPSQCSRRRTRLETEGYIRSYRAHLDREKLGLDMLVVISVTLATHNRDNARRFSQLINGLPEVLEAYALTGEMDYHLTVATRGLADLSKFVNDVLLPHESVQHVKTSIVLDTLKTFEGFPVLMPGHGHGDTR, encoded by the coding sequence ATGGATGAACCGCTTGATAAATTGGATTTGCGTCTGCTCCAGGAACTTCAGAAGGACGGCCGGCTGACGAACAACGAATTGGGCGAGCGGATCGCGCTTTCGCCGTCGCAATGCTCGCGCCGGCGGACGAGACTGGAGACCGAGGGCTATATCCGCAGCTACCGCGCTCACCTCGATCGGGAAAAACTCGGGCTTGATATGCTGGTGGTCATTTCCGTGACGCTTGCCACCCACAACAGAGACAATGCCCGCCGATTTTCGCAATTGATCAATGGGCTGCCCGAAGTTCTAGAGGCCTATGCTCTCACCGGCGAAATGGACTATCACCTGACGGTCGCGACCCGCGGGCTCGCCGACCTTTCAAAGTTCGTCAACGACGTGTTGTTGCCGCACGAGTCGGTGCAGCACGTGAAAACGTCGATCGTACTCGACACGCTGAAGACATTCGAAGGCTTTCCGGTACTCATGCCGGGTCACGGGCATGGCGACACACGATGA
- a CDS encoding mandelate racemase/muconate lactonizing enzyme family protein, protein MKISAIELYEYDLTYSHGTYVMSKGRSAKQQPSNLVRVITDSGIEGWGEAATLSGNYLPVFAGSTRAALRELAPLLIGQDPRGSTHLQRLMSSLLMGQANAKNAFDVACWDIFGKSVELPISALIGGVLSTELPIFEAVPLSSTEESLDYIGKRSAEGIMRYQIKIGDDPVKDAARARAIVKAFPDIFFFVDANAGYTLLEAQIAMRALEDTNLYVEQPCRDIADCAMLRKVSGLPIVLDEAVLTHADLYRAKYEVSAAAVNIKLGRLGGITPAVAMRNAAQDLGMHFCIEDVWGGDVTAAAVSHVAASAFPENLMHTSFFNDWTNEHVAGYQPRSRNGRGAAPTGPGLGITVDRSLLDAPVASFS, encoded by the coding sequence ATGAAGATTTCGGCCATCGAGCTTTACGAATACGACCTGACTTACTCCCATGGGACCTATGTGATGTCCAAGGGCCGCTCGGCGAAACAGCAGCCGTCCAATCTCGTGCGGGTCATCACCGACAGCGGCATCGAAGGCTGGGGCGAGGCCGCGACGCTTTCCGGCAATTATCTGCCGGTCTTTGCCGGCAGCACGCGCGCGGCGCTGCGCGAGCTCGCGCCGCTTTTGATCGGGCAGGATCCGCGTGGAAGTACGCATCTGCAGCGGCTGATGTCCAGCCTCCTGATGGGGCAAGCCAATGCCAAGAACGCCTTCGATGTGGCCTGCTGGGATATTTTCGGCAAATCCGTCGAATTGCCGATCTCGGCGCTGATCGGCGGCGTGCTCAGCACCGAGCTGCCGATCTTCGAGGCCGTTCCGCTGTCCTCGACCGAGGAAAGCCTCGACTATATCGGCAAGCGCAGCGCTGAGGGCATCATGCGCTACCAGATCAAGATCGGCGACGATCCGGTGAAGGACGCCGCGCGCGCCCGCGCCATCGTCAAAGCCTTCCCCGACATCTTCTTCTTCGTCGATGCGAATGCCGGATATACGCTGCTCGAAGCCCAGATCGCCATGCGCGCGCTTGAGGACACGAACCTCTATGTCGAGCAGCCCTGCCGGGACATCGCCGATTGCGCCATGCTGCGCAAGGTTAGCGGGCTGCCGATCGTGCTGGATGAAGCGGTCCTCACCCATGCCGATCTCTATCGCGCCAAATACGAGGTGAGCGCGGCGGCGGTCAACATCAAGCTGGGCCGTCTCGGCGGCATCACGCCGGCGGTTGCCATGCGCAACGCGGCGCAGGATCTCGGCATGCATTTCTGCATCGAGGACGTCTGGGGCGGCGATGTGACGGCGGCGGCGGTGTCACATGTGGCGGCCAGCGCCTTCCCGGAAAATCTGATGCACACCTCGTTCTTCAACGATTGGACGAACGAGCATGTGGCCGGCTATCAGCCGCGCAGCCGCAATGGCCGGGGTGCGGCCCCGACCGGCCCCGGTCTTGGCATCACGGTCGACCGCTCGCTGCTCGACGCGCCCGTGGCCAGCTTTTCCTGA